Genomic DNA from Halomonas sp. BDJS001:
ACTCGCCCCGGTGATGATGGCCTGCCTGGGCCGGAACGCGCCCTTGCAGTGCTGGCGCTGGTGACCGGCACTTTAATGGCGGTGGTCGATACCACCATGATCAACCTGGCGCTGCCCACTATTGCCGCTGATTTAAATGTGTCGGCATCCCGGGCAGTATGGATCACCAACCTGTTTCAGGTCGTGTGTGCGGCTTTTTTGCTCGTGTTTGCGGGCGTTAGTGAATTGATCACACGTCGCAGGCTCTACCTGTTTGGGCTGGCCACCTTTGTCGCTGCCGCGCTGGGGGCAGCGCTATCGCGCAATTTAGAAACGTTGCTGGTGTTCCGTGCCTTTCAGGGGTTAGGGGCCGCCGCCACGCTATCGATTGGCCCATCACTCTATCGGGCGATTTTTCCCTCGCGCCTCTTGGGCAGCGCCCTTGGCTTGAGTGCCTTGGTGGTGGCCGGTGGCTACGCAGCAGGGCCCACGCTAAGCGGGGTAATCCTCTCCTTTGCCGACTGGCCCTGGCTGTTTGCGCTAAATGTGCCGCTGGGTCTCTGCTCGCTATGGCTCGCCAAGCGTGCGCTGCCCCGAGAAGCGCCACGCAAAGGCAGTTTTGATGTTGCTGGGGCGCTGCTCTCTATCGTTATGCTGGCCAGCTTCTTTATTGCTATGGACGCCGTGAGCCACGCCGCACCGATTTGGCAAAGCGGTGGCTGGGCGCTGTTAGCAGTATTGGCCTGTGCTGGGTTTATTGCGCGTCAGCGTCGTGCGCCTTACCCACTGCTGCCGCTCAGCGTATTTGCCGAGCTGCGCTTTACACTGGCGGTCTCTGCCTCTGGGCTTGCCTTTATAGGCCAGGGCCTTACGTTTGTAGCGCTGTCGTTTTTCTACCAGGAGCAGATGAGCTTTTCACCCCTGGAAACCGCTTGGCTATTCACCCCCTGGCCACTGGCTATCATGTTCGTTGGTCCTGTCGCGGGGCGCTTAGCCGACCGTATTAATCCCAGTATTCTCTCCAGCGCGGGGCTTGGCCTACTTATCATTGGTCTGATTGCGCTGGCGCTGGTCGATGAGTCGACCGGCGTGGCGGGAAGTCTATGGCGCACTGCGTTATGCGGTATTGGTTTTGGCCTGTTCCAGCCCCCCAACAACCGCGAAATGATGGGCAGCCTGCCGCCGGAGCGCAGTTCCAGCGTCTCTGGCGTGATGAGCACCACGCGAACCGTGGGGCAGTCATTTGGCGTGGCTCTGGTGGGGGCTGCTCTAGCGCTAGGCTGGCCGGTACAAGTAACGCTCTGGCTGGGGGCGGCGACCACGCTGCTGGCGCTCTTGGCCAGCGTGGCGCGTATGCCGCTGGCAAGGCGTGCGTTACACGCTCGACGGGCATCGTCTGCGGGCCAGTAAGCGCGTACAATAAAACGGTTTATGATCTCTCAAGGAGAACCTTATGACGCTGCAGACACAGATTGAGCAGAAGTTAACGGCACTCGCGCCGGACGTGCTGCAGGTTGAAAACGAAAGCCACATGCATAACGTGCCCGCGAACTCTGAAACCCACTTCAAAGTGACGCTAGTGAGTGACTCCTTCGACGGCATAATGCCGGTGAAGCGTCACCAGCAAATTTATGCGCTGTTGGCTGATGAGCTTTCAGGGCCGGTGCACGCCTTAGCACTGCATCTTTATACTCCCAGCGAGTGGAAGGCGCGGAGCGGTGAGCGTCCGGATTCACCCAACTGCCGCGGCGGCGGGCAGTGAACCAGGAAGTTACTCGGCGCCACTATCTGGACGCCATGGGCATTACTGCCTGGGCAGCTAAGTATCAGTTGCCTAATGCGCTGCCCACTGAGGCCTGTGAGTGGGAAGATTCGACGCCTGCTCCTACGCCGCCTCGGGAGCGCCTACAGGCATTGCTGGACGACGCCCCTGCGCCTAAACGTCAAACGTCCAAACCTCAACCGCCCGAGCTTCAATCTTCCGACCCCCTGGCCTCAGGCGAAGCCATTGCCTCACCCTCGGCGGTGCGGGCACTGCTGGATCAAGACAAGCAGCGTGCGGACAAGCCGGGCCAACATAAGCCGGCGATTGCCAACCCGGATGCGGCGGGCCCGCGCGGAGGCAGCGCCAGCTAAACCCCTTAAGTTCGAGCTCTCCTGTGTGTGCCTTGAGGGTCGCTGGCTGGTGCTGAAAGCAGGGAGTATGTCTACCCTTGAGCAGCAGCTACTGGCTAACCTGCTCCAGGCGGCGGGTATTCAGCGTGGGGCGTTTCCGGAAATCAGTCACTTCACCTGGCCGCAAATGGCCAACGCCTTTGCGGTGGAGGATCCCCTGGACGAAGCCCGCGAGGGCTTGGCGGCGTTTATCGCCGGAAGCGCGAGCCGACAGGGATGGCGATTAGAGCGATTACTTTGGTGGGGCGAGTTAGACGCTGAGCCAGATACCGAATCTGGGGCTAATCAGGCACCGCTGAGCCGCATACTGAACGTTGCTGATGGCCAAAGCCAAACGCTTTCGCTGCCCCTCTGGCAGGGGCCCTCGCTTGGGGTGCTTCTCGACGATAGCCATAGCAAGCGTGACCTCTGGCCAGCGCTGCAGACGCTAGGTCAGCTATGGGCGGCTGGCGCCAAGCAGACTGCTGATGATCACTGAACTCAACGTTGAGCACCTGGCACTGCTGATTGCGCTTGAGCAGCGGGCAC
This window encodes:
- a CDS encoding BolA family protein codes for the protein MTLQTQIEQKLTALAPDVLQVENESHMHNVPANSETHFKVTLVSDSFDGIMPVKRHQQIYALLADELSGPVHALALHLYTPSEWKARSGERPDSPNCRGGGQ
- a CDS encoding MFS transporter gives rise to the protein MRLFETRPGDDGLPGPERALAVLALVTGTLMAVVDTTMINLALPTIAADLNVSASRAVWITNLFQVVCAAFLLVFAGVSELITRRRLYLFGLATFVAAALGAALSRNLETLLVFRAFQGLGAAATLSIGPSLYRAIFPSRLLGSALGLSALVVAGGYAAGPTLSGVILSFADWPWLFALNVPLGLCSLWLAKRALPREAPRKGSFDVAGALLSIVMLASFFIAMDAVSHAAPIWQSGGWALLAVLACAGFIARQRRAPYPLLPLSVFAELRFTLAVSASGLAFIGQGLTFVALSFFYQEQMSFSPLETAWLFTPWPLAIMFVGPVAGRLADRINPSILSSAGLGLLIIGLIALALVDESTGVAGSLWRTALCGIGFGLFQPPNNREMMGSLPPERSSSVSGVMSTTRTVGQSFGVALVGAALALGWPVQVTLWLGAATTLLALLASVARMPLARRALHARRASSAGQ